From a region of the Euwallacea similis isolate ESF13 chromosome 3, ESF131.1, whole genome shotgun sequence genome:
- the RpS25 gene encoding small ribosomal subunit protein eS25: protein MPPKKDSKASSKQPQKTQKKKEGSGGGKAKKKKWSKGKVRDKLNNQVLFDKATYDKLYKEVPSYKLITPSVVSERLKVRGSLARRALIELQQKGLIKQVVQHRAQLIYTRTTKGDDPAA, encoded by the exons ATG CCTCCCAAAAAGGATTCGAAGGCCTCTTCAAAACAGCCCCAAAAAACCCAGAAGAAGAAGGAGGGATCTGGCGGAGGCAAAGCTAAAAAGAAG AAGTGGTCCAAAGGAAAAGTCCGTGACAAGTTGAACAACCAGGTGTTGTTTGATAAAGCCACTTATGATAAACTGTACAAAGAGGTACCTTCATACAAGCTTATTACTCCTTCAGTTGTCTCTGAAAGGCTGAAGGTTAGAGGGTCTTTGGCTAGGCGGGCGTTGATAGAACTGCAGCAGAAAG gactTATCAAACAGGTAGTCCAACACCGAGCACAGCTGATTTATACCAGAACAACTAAAGGGGATGATCCAGCTgcctaa
- the ZnT86D gene encoding zinc transporter 7: protein MLPLSHKDTYPRGFLSRLKEKLNGYIRIIFSDRNSRNLFLFLLLNFSFAFVELLYGVWSNSLGLISDSFHMFFDCTGLIAGLVASVITKWKATDKYSYGYVRAEIVAGFVNGLFLLFISFFLMSEAVERAIEPPEVKHERLFIVSVLGLLVNLVGIYAFQHGHGHSHGGGSSHGHSHGGATHGHSHNNHSHDHAVDIDNNSGNSQIMKGVFLHILADTLGSVGVIVSAILMQMFGWMIADPICSMFIAILIALSVLALIKDSIAILMQRQPHALDNVLPQCYQKVISLAGVYSVQEPHFWTLCSNVYVGAIKLEVSKNVDPKYVVQHTQMIFASVGVKQLYVQLDYTPM, encoded by the exons ATGTTGCCCCTTTCACATAAAGATACCTACCCAAGGGGATTCTTATCCAGGCTCAAGGAGAAGCTGAATGGATACATTCGTATCATCTTTTCTGACCGCAACTCAAGGAACTTGTTTCTGTTtctattgttgaatttttcatttgcatTTGTTGAACTACTTTATGGCGTATGGAGCAACAGTTTAG GTTTAATATCAGACTCATTTCACATGTTCTTTGACTGCACGGGACTGATAGCAGGCCTAGTGGCCTCAGTGATTACCAAATGGAAAGCCACTGATAAATACTCTTATGGTTATGTTAGAGCAGAAATTGTGGCAGGTTTTGTTAATGGTTTATTTCTACTATTCATATCATTCTTTTTGATGTCAGAAGCTGTAGAACGAGCCATAGAACCACCAGAA gtGAAACATGAAAGACTCTTTATAGTCTCAGTACTAGGTCTTTTAGTCAATTTAGTGGGTATTTATGCATTTCAACATGGGCATGGTCACTCTCATGGGGGTGGATCATCACATGGACACTCTCATGGAGGGGCAACTCATGGACATTCCCATAATAATCATTCTCATGACCATGCTGTTGATATCGACAACAACAGTGGTAATTCCCAGATTATGAAAGGTGTATTCCTGCATATTTTAGCTGACACTCTGG GGAGTGTTGGAGTGATAGTTTCTGCGATCCTCATGCAAATGTTTGGCTGGATGATAGCCGATCCGATTTGCTCGATGTTCATCGCCATCCTCATCGCTCTGAGCGTATTGGCTCTGATTAAAGACTCGATCGCGATTTTAATGCAAAGACAGCCGCACGCGTTAGATAATGTGCTGCCGCAATGTTACCAAAAAGTCATCAGTTTAGCCGGTGTTTACTCGGTGCAGGAACCTCATTTCTGGACGTTGTGCAGCAACGTGTACGTTGGGGCTATCAAACTCGAAGTGTCGAAAAATGTGGACCCGAAATATGTGGTGCAACACACGCAAATGATTTTCGCCTCGGTGGGGGTTAAGCAGTTGTATGTCCAGTTGGACTATACGCCAATGTGA